One window of the Klebsiella sp. WP3-W18-ESBL-02 genome contains the following:
- the yigB gene encoding 5-amino-6-(5-phospho-D-ribitylamino)uracil phosphatase YigB → MRFYRPLGTIAALTFDLDDTLYDNRPVIDRTMQESLNFVRGYHPALAHFDAIMLQRWRDALLQTEPEIYHDVTEWRWRALESGMRQLGLTAAEAKAGADAAMANFAQWRSRVDVPQETHDTLKKLGEKWPLVAITNGNAQPELFGLSDYFEFVLRAGPDGRSKPFADMYHLAAERLNVPLGAILHVGDDLTTDVAGAVRCGMQACWIKPENADLMQTADSRLLPHVEISRLASLTSLI, encoded by the coding sequence ATGCGTTTTTATCGACCGCTGGGCACGATTGCCGCGTTGACGTTTGACCTTGACGATACCCTGTATGATAACCGTCCGGTGATTGACCGTACGATGCAGGAGTCGCTGAATTTTGTGCGCGGCTACCATCCGGCGCTGGCGCACTTTGATGCCATAATGCTCCAGCGGTGGCGCGATGCGCTGTTGCAAACCGAACCGGAAATTTATCACGACGTCACCGAATGGCGCTGGCGTGCGCTGGAGTCCGGCATGCGCCAACTGGGGCTAACGGCGGCGGAAGCCAAAGCCGGTGCCGATGCGGCGATGGCTAACTTTGCGCAGTGGCGTAGCCGGGTTGACGTACCTCAGGAGACTCACGACACGCTGAAAAAGCTGGGCGAAAAATGGCCGCTGGTGGCGATCACCAACGGTAACGCTCAGCCCGAGCTGTTTGGCCTGAGCGACTATTTTGAATTTGTACTGCGCGCTGGCCCGGACGGGCGGTCGAAGCCGTTTGCCGATATGTACCATCTGGCCGCCGAGCGCCTGAACGTGCCGCTTGGCGCTATTTTGCACGTGGGCGATGATCTCACCACCGACGTGGCGGGCGCCGTGCGCTGCGGGATGCAGGCCTGCTGGATTAAGCCAGAAAACGCCGACCTGATGCAGACCGCCGATAGCCGTTTATTGCCGCATGTCGAGATTTCCCGGTTGGCATCTCTGACCTCGCTGATATAA
- the corA gene encoding magnesium/cobalt transporter CorA has product MLSAFQLENNRLTRLEADEIDHLASSVWVDLVEPDDDERNRVQKDLGQNLATRPELEDIEASARFFEDEDGLHIHSFFFYEDADDHAGNSTVAFTIREGRLFTLRERELPAFRLYRMRARNQSMVDGNAYELLLDLFETKIEQLADEIENIYSDLEKLSRVIMEGHQGDEYDEALSTLAELEDIGWKVRLCLMDTQRALNFLVRKARLPASQLEQAREILRDIESLLPHNESLFQKVNFLMQAAMGFINIEQNRIIKIFSVVSVVFLPPTLVASSYGMNFEFMPELRWSFGYPGAIIFMILAGLAPYLYFKRKNWL; this is encoded by the coding sequence ATGCTGAGCGCATTTCAACTGGAAAACAATCGTTTAACGCGTCTTGAGGCGGATGAGATCGATCACCTCGCCAGCTCGGTTTGGGTAGATTTGGTCGAGCCGGACGACGATGAACGAAACCGTGTGCAAAAGGATTTGGGCCAGAACCTGGCTACGCGCCCCGAACTGGAAGACATCGAAGCATCCGCACGTTTTTTTGAAGACGAAGACGGCCTGCATATTCACTCCTTCTTCTTCTATGAAGATGCGGACGATCACGCAGGTAACTCCACCGTCGCATTCACCATCCGCGAAGGGCGTCTGTTTACGCTGCGCGAGCGCGAGCTGCCGGCATTCCGCCTGTATCGTATGCGTGCGCGTAACCAGTCGATGGTTGATGGCAACGCCTACGAGCTGCTGCTTGACCTGTTCGAAACCAAAATCGAACAGCTGGCGGATGAAATTGAAAACATCTACAGCGATCTGGAAAAGCTGAGCCGCGTCATTATGGAAGGGCATCAGGGCGATGAGTATGACGAAGCGCTCTCGACGCTGGCGGAGCTGGAAGATATCGGCTGGAAGGTTCGCCTGTGTCTGATGGATACCCAGCGCGCGCTGAACTTTCTCGTGCGTAAGGCGCGTTTACCGGCCAGTCAGCTCGAACAGGCGCGCGAAATTTTGCGCGATATCGAGTCGCTGTTGCCACACAACGAATCGCTGTTCCAGAAGGTTAACTTCCTGATGCAGGCGGCGATGGGCTTCATCAACATCGAACAGAACCGCATTATCAAGATCTTCTCGGTGGTGTCCGTGGTGTTCCTGCCGCCGACGCTGGTGGCTTCAAGCTATGGGATGAACTTTGAGTTTATGCCAGAGCTGCGCTGGAGCTTTGGCTATCCGGGGGCGATTATCTTTATGATTCTGGCGGGGCTTGCGCCGTACCTGTACTTCAAACGTAAGAACTGGCTGTAA
- a CDS encoding DUF484 domain-containing protein, translated as MKQVGEEQQDAIAALNDSAVVDYLLQHPEFFIRNAAAVEQMRVPHPVRGMVSLVEWHMARSRNYIAMLEENMGQLMEQATANEGLFYRLLHLQNRLACAESLDDLLLRFHRWARELGLAGASIRLFSDRWRLGAPSKYTDLVLSRQAFEPLRIQRLGQGNHYLGTLNGPELLLVLPDAKAVGSVAMSMMGSDGDLGVILFSSRDPHHYQPGQGTQLLQEIALMLPGLLERWIERV; from the coding sequence ATGAAACAGGTTGGGGAAGAACAGCAGGACGCTATCGCCGCGCTAAACGACAGCGCGGTGGTGGACTATCTGCTGCAACATCCTGAATTCTTTATTCGTAATGCTGCAGCCGTTGAGCAAATGCGTGTCCCGCACCCGGTGCGGGGCATGGTCTCGCTGGTCGAGTGGCATATGGCGCGTTCGCGTAACTATATCGCGATGCTTGAAGAGAACATGGGCCAGCTGATGGAGCAGGCAACGGCCAACGAAGGCCTGTTTTATCGTCTGCTGCATTTGCAAAACCGGCTGGCCTGCGCGGAAAGCCTGGATGATTTGCTGCTGCGCTTTCACCGATGGGCGCGTGAGCTCGGGCTGGCAGGCGCATCTATCCGGCTGTTTTCCGATCGCTGGCGGCTTGGCGCACCGTCGAAATATACCGATCTCGTCCTTTCCCGTCAGGCATTTGAGCCACTGCGTATCCAGCGTTTAGGCCAGGGCAACCATTATCTGGGAACCCTCAATGGTCCGGAGCTGTTACTGGTATTACCGGATGCTAAGGCGGTGGGATCGGTGGCCATGTCGATGATGGGCAGCGACGGCGATCTGGGCGTTATCCTCTTCAGCAGCCGCGACCCGCACCACTATCAGCCGGGGCAAGGCACACAGCTATTACAGGAGATCGCCCTGATGCTGCCCGGGCTGCTGGAACGCTGGATAGAACGCGTATGA
- the uvrD gene encoding DNA helicase II — MDVSYLLDSLNDKQREAVAAERTNMLVLAGAGSGKTRVLVHRIAWLLSVENCSPYSIMAVTFTNKAAAEMRHRIGELMGTSQGGMWVGTFHGLAHRLLRAHHLDANLPQDFQILDSEDQLRLLKRLIKAMNLDEKQWPPRQAMWFINSQKDEGLRPHHLQSYGNPVEQTWQKVYQAYQEACDRAGLVDFAELLLRAHELWLNKPHILQHYRERFTNILVDEFQDTNNIQYAWIRLLAGDTGKVMIVGDDDQSIYGWRGAQVENIQRFLNDFPGAETIRLEQNYRSTSNILSAANALIENNNGRLGKKLWTDGADGEPISLYCAFNELDEARFVVNRIKTWQDNGGALTECAILYRSNAQSRVLEEALLQASMPYRIYGGMRFFERQEIKDALSYLRLIANRNDDAAFERVVNTPTRGIGDRTLDVVRQTSRDRQLTLWQACRELLQEKALAGRAASALQRFMELIDALAQETADMPLHVQTDRVVKDSGLRTMYEQEKGEKGQTRIENLDELVTATRQFSYNEEDEDLMPLQAFLSHAALEAGEGQADTWQDAVQLMTLHSAKGLEFPQVFIVGMEEGMFPSQMSLDEGGRLEEERRLAYVGVTRAMQKLTLTYAETRRLYGKEVYHRPSRFIGELPEACVEEVRLRATVSRPVSHQRMGTPMAENDTGYKLGQRVRHAKFGEGTIVNLEGSGEHSRLQVAFQGQGIKWLVAAYARLETV; from the coding sequence ATGGACGTTTCTTACCTGCTCGACAGCCTCAACGATAAACAGCGCGAAGCCGTCGCGGCGGAGCGGACCAACATGCTGGTGCTCGCCGGCGCTGGCAGCGGCAAGACGCGCGTGCTGGTGCATCGTATCGCCTGGCTGCTGAGCGTTGAAAACTGCTCACCGTACTCGATCATGGCCGTCACCTTTACCAACAAAGCGGCGGCGGAAATGCGCCACCGTATTGGCGAGCTGATGGGTACCTCGCAGGGCGGCATGTGGGTGGGCACTTTCCACGGGCTGGCGCACCGTCTGCTGCGCGCCCATCATCTGGACGCCAACCTGCCGCAGGACTTTCAGATCCTCGACAGTGAAGATCAGCTGCGCCTGCTTAAGCGCCTGATTAAAGCCATGAATCTGGATGAGAAGCAGTGGCCGCCGCGTCAGGCGATGTGGTTTATCAACAGCCAGAAAGACGAAGGGCTACGTCCGCACCATCTGCAAAGCTACGGTAACCCGGTCGAGCAAACCTGGCAGAAGGTGTACCAGGCCTATCAGGAAGCCTGCGATCGCGCCGGGCTGGTGGATTTTGCCGAGCTGCTGCTGCGCGCCCATGAGCTGTGGCTTAACAAGCCACATATTCTTCAGCACTATCGAGAACGTTTTACCAATATCCTGGTGGACGAATTCCAGGATACCAACAACATTCAGTACGCGTGGATCCGCCTGCTGGCGGGCGATACCGGTAAAGTGATGATCGTTGGCGACGATGACCAGTCGATCTACGGCTGGCGCGGCGCGCAGGTGGAGAACATCCAGCGCTTCCTCAACGATTTCCCCGGCGCGGAAACCATCCGCCTGGAGCAGAACTACCGTTCGACCAGCAATATCCTCAGCGCGGCGAACGCCCTGATTGAGAACAACAACGGGCGTCTGGGCAAAAAGCTGTGGACCGACGGCGCCGACGGTGAACCGATCTCCCTCTACTGCGCGTTCAACGAACTCGATGAAGCCCGCTTTGTGGTCAACCGGATTAAAACCTGGCAGGACAACGGCGGCGCGCTGACCGAATGCGCCATTCTTTACCGCAGCAACGCCCAATCGCGCGTGCTGGAAGAGGCGTTGTTACAGGCCAGTATGCCGTACCGTATTTACGGCGGCATGCGCTTCTTCGAACGCCAGGAAATCAAAGATGCGCTTTCTTATTTGCGCCTGATTGCCAACCGTAACGACGACGCAGCGTTTGAGCGCGTGGTCAATACGCCGACGCGCGGTATCGGCGATCGCACGCTGGACGTGGTGCGTCAGACTTCCCGCGACCGCCAGCTGACGTTGTGGCAGGCGTGCCGCGAGCTGCTGCAGGAGAAAGCGCTGGCGGGCCGTGCGGCGAGCGCATTACAGCGTTTTATGGAGCTGATTGACGCGCTGGCGCAGGAAACTGCCGATATGCCGCTGCATGTGCAGACCGATCGCGTGGTGAAAGACTCCGGCCTGCGCACAATGTACGAGCAGGAAAAAGGCGAGAAGGGCCAGACCCGCATCGAAAACTTAGATGAACTGGTGACGGCTACGCGCCAGTTCAGCTACAACGAAGAAGACGAAGATTTAATGCCGCTGCAGGCATTCCTTTCCCACGCGGCGCTGGAAGCCGGGGAAGGGCAGGCCGATACCTGGCAGGACGCCGTGCAGCTGATGACCCTGCACTCGGCGAAAGGTCTGGAATTCCCGCAGGTGTTTATCGTCGGTATGGAAGAGGGGATGTTCCCAAGCCAGATGTCGCTGGATGAAGGCGGCCGCCTGGAAGAGGAACGTCGTCTGGCCTACGTCGGCGTGACGCGTGCGATGCAGAAGCTGACGCTGACCTACGCTGAAACCCGCCGTCTGTATGGCAAAGAGGTGTATCATCGTCCGTCGCGCTTTATTGGTGAACTGCCGGAAGCGTGCGTTGAAGAGGTACGCCTGCGCGCCACCGTGAGCCGCCCGGTGAGCCATCAGCGGATGGGTACGCCGATGGCGGAAAACGACACCGGCTACAAGCTCGGCCAGCGCGTACGCCATGCGAAATTTGGCGAGGGTACCATCGTTAACCTGGAAGGCAGCGGCGAACACAGCCGCCTGCAAGTTGCGTTCCAGGGGCAGGGAATTAAATGGCTGGTCGCGGCCTACGCCCGGCTGGAAACGGTATAA
- the hemC gene encoding hydroxymethylbilane synthase, whose translation MLDKVLRIATRQSPLALWQAHYVKERLEACHPGLTVTLVPMVTRGDIILDTPLAKVGGKGLFVKELELALLENRADIAVHSMKDVPVEFPEGLGLVTICERDDPRDAFVSNHYACMDDLPAGSIVGTSSLRRQCQLARRRPDLVIRSLRGNVGTRLSKLDNGDYDAIILAVAGLKRLALESRIRQPMSPEESLPAVGQGAVGIECRLDDAETRALLAPLNHTETAVRVCAERAMNTRLEGGCQVPIGSYAELLDGELWLRALVGAPDGSQMVCGERRGKPEDAERMGIELADELLNNGARAILAAVYDGDTAE comes from the coding sequence ATGTTAGACAAAGTTTTGAGAATTGCCACACGCCAAAGCCCGCTCGCGCTCTGGCAAGCGCACTATGTAAAAGAACGCCTGGAGGCCTGCCATCCTGGGCTAACGGTGACGCTCGTGCCAATGGTGACCCGCGGCGATATTATCCTTGATACCCCGCTGGCGAAGGTGGGCGGTAAAGGACTTTTTGTCAAAGAGCTTGAGCTCGCCCTGCTTGAAAACCGCGCCGATATTGCCGTGCATTCGATGAAAGACGTTCCGGTCGAGTTCCCTGAAGGGCTTGGCCTGGTCACCATCTGTGAGCGTGACGACCCCCGCGATGCCTTTGTCTCTAACCATTACGCCTGCATGGACGATCTCCCGGCAGGCAGCATTGTCGGCACCTCCAGCCTGCGCCGCCAGTGCCAGCTCGCACGGCGTCGCCCGGACCTGGTTATTCGCTCGCTGCGCGGTAACGTGGGCACGCGCCTGAGTAAACTCGATAACGGCGACTACGATGCCATTATCCTCGCTGTCGCCGGCCTGAAACGCCTTGCTCTCGAGTCACGTATTCGCCAGCCAATGTCGCCGGAAGAATCATTACCGGCGGTTGGCCAGGGCGCCGTCGGTATCGAATGCCGCCTCGACGACGCCGAAACCCGCGCGCTGCTCGCGCCCCTGAACCACACAGAAACGGCCGTGCGCGTCTGCGCCGAGCGCGCCATGAACACCCGACTGGAAGGCGGCTGTCAGGTACCTATCGGCAGCTATGCCGAACTGCTTGACGGCGAGCTGTGGCTACGTGCGCTGGTCGGTGCGCCCGACGGCAGCCAGATGGTATGCGGTGAACGTCGCGGTAAACCCGAAGACGCCGAGCGGATGGGCATTGAGCTGGCCGACGAACTGCTCAATAACGGCGCGCGCGCCATCCTTGCCGCCGTCTACGACGGAGACACCGCCGAATGA
- the xerC gene encoding tyrosine recombinase XerC — translation MTDSELGLSVARFLRYLGVERQLSPITLLNYQRQLDAIIELAAEMGLQNWQQCDAAMVRSFATRSRRKGLGAASLALRLSALRSFFDWMVSQGVLPANPAKGIAAPKAPRHLPKNIDVDDVNRLLDIDLNDPLAVRDRAMLEVMYGAGLRLSELVNLDIKHLDLDTGEVWVMGKGSKERRLPIGRNAVAWIEHWLDLRGLFGSDEDALFLSKLGKRISARNVQKRFAEWGVKQGLNSHVHPHKLRHSFATHMLESSGDLRGVQELLGHANLSTTQIYTHLDFQHLASVYDAAHPRAKREK, via the coding sequence ATGACGGACTCCGAACTGGGGCTCTCTGTCGCCCGTTTCCTCCGCTATCTGGGCGTAGAACGGCAGCTCAGCCCGATTACCCTACTTAACTACCAGCGTCAGCTTGATGCCATTATTGAACTGGCCGCAGAGATGGGCCTGCAGAATTGGCAACAATGTGATGCTGCGATGGTGCGTAGTTTTGCGACCCGCAGTCGCCGTAAAGGGCTGGGCGCGGCAAGCCTGGCGCTACGCCTGTCTGCCTTACGCAGCTTCTTTGACTGGATGGTCAGCCAGGGCGTACTGCCCGCCAACCCGGCAAAAGGCATCGCCGCGCCAAAAGCGCCGCGCCACCTGCCGAAGAATATCGACGTCGACGACGTTAATCGTCTATTGGACATCGATCTTAATGATCCGCTGGCGGTGCGCGACCGCGCAATGCTGGAGGTCATGTACGGCGCAGGCCTGCGTCTGTCCGAGCTGGTGAATCTGGATATCAAACATCTGGACCTCGACACCGGCGAAGTGTGGGTCATGGGCAAAGGCAGCAAAGAGCGCCGTCTGCCGATTGGCCGCAACGCCGTCGCGTGGATAGAACACTGGCTCGATCTACGGGGCCTGTTTGGCAGTGACGAGGACGCGCTATTCCTCTCTAAGCTCGGCAAGCGAATTTCGGCGCGTAACGTGCAAAAACGCTTTGCCGAATGGGGCGTGAAGCAGGGGCTGAATAGCCACGTGCACCCGCACAAGCTGCGCCACTCGTTCGCTACCCATATGCTTGAATCGAGCGGCGATCTGCGCGGCGTACAGGAACTGCTGGGCCACGCCAACCTGTCGACCACCCAAATCTATACCCATCTTGATTTTCAACACCTTGCATCGGTGTACGATGCGGCGCATCCGCGCGCCAAACGGGAGAAATAA
- the cyaY gene encoding iron donor protein CyaY, which produces MNDSEFHRLADTLWLTIEERLDDWDGDSDIDCEINGGVLTISFENGSKIIINRQEPLHQVWLATKQGGYHFDLKGDEWVCDRSGETFWDLLEQAATQQAGEEVSFR; this is translated from the coding sequence ATGAACGACAGTGAATTCCATCGCCTTGCAGACACCCTGTGGCTGACCATCGAAGAGCGTCTGGACGACTGGGACGGCGACAGCGATATCGACTGCGAAATCAACGGCGGCGTGCTGACCATCAGCTTTGAAAACGGCAGCAAGATCATTATTAACCGTCAGGAGCCGCTGCACCAGGTGTGGTTAGCAACCAAGCAGGGCGGCTACCATTTTGACCTGAAGGGTGACGAATGGGTGTGCGATCGCAGCGGCGAAACGTTCTGGGACCTGCTGGAACAGGCGGCGACACAGCAGGCGGGCGAAGAGGTGAGCTTCCGCTAA
- the cyaA gene encoding class I adenylate cyclase, translated as MYLYIETLKQRLDAINQLRVDRALAAMGPAFQQVYSLLPTLLHYHHPLMPGYLDGNVPKGICLYTPDETQRHYLDELELHRGMPPQTTAKGELPITGVYSMGSTSSVGQSCSSDLDIWVCHQSWLDNDERQLLQRKCSLLESWAASLGVEVSFFLIDENRFRHNESGSLGGEDCGSTQHILLLDEFYRTAVRLAGKRILWNMVPCEEEDHYDDYVMTLYAQGVLTPNEWLDLGGLSSLSAEEYFGASLWQLYKSIDSPYKAVLKTLLLEAYSWEYPNTRLLAKDIKQRLHDGEIVSFGLDAYCMMLERVTEYLKAIDDETRLDLVRRCFYLKVCEKLSRERACVGWRREVVGQLVKEWGWSEERLAMLDNRANWKIDQVREAHNELLDAMMQSYRNLIRFARRNNLSVSASPQDIGVLTRKLYAAFEALPGKVTLVNPQISPDLSEPNLTFIYVPPGRANRTGWYLYNRAPNMESIVSHQPLEYNRYLNKLVAWAWFNGLLTSRTRLFIKGNGIVDLAKLQEMVADVSHHFPLRLPAPTPKALYSPCEIRHLAIIVNLEYDPTAAFRNQVVHFDFRKLDTFSFGEDQKCLVGSVDLLYRNSWNEVRTLHFNGEQAMIEALKTILGKMHQDAAPPDSVEVFCYSQHLRGLIRTRVQQLVSECIELRLSSTRQETGRFKALRVSGQTWGLFFERLNVSVQKLENAIEFYGAISHNKLHGLSVQVETNHVELPPVVDGFASEGIIQFFFEESGEDQGFNIYILDESNRAEVYHHCEGSKEELVRDVSRFYSSSHDRFTYGSSFINFNLPQFYQIVKVDGRAQVIPFRSQAVVPPPSNHDSDNAPLLQQYFS; from the coding sequence TTGTACCTCTATATTGAGACACTGAAACAGAGACTGGATGCCATCAATCAACTGCGTGTGGATCGCGCGCTTGCTGCCATGGGCCCTGCTTTCCAGCAGGTATACAGTCTGCTGCCGACATTACTACATTATCATCATCCGCTGATGCCGGGTTACCTTGACGGTAACGTTCCCAAGGGCATCTGCCTCTACACGCCTGATGAAACCCAACGCCATTATCTTGACGAGCTCGAACTGCATCGCGGTATGCCGCCGCAGACCACCGCGAAAGGCGAACTGCCGATTACCGGCGTGTACTCGATGGGCAGTACCTCGTCCGTCGGCCAGAGCTGTTCCTCCGACCTCGACATCTGGGTCTGCCACCAATCGTGGCTCGATAATGACGAACGCCAATTGTTACAGCGCAAATGCAGCCTGCTGGAAAGCTGGGCGGCATCGCTGGGCGTTGAAGTCAGCTTCTTCCTGATCGACGAAAACCGCTTCCGCCATAACGAGAGCGGCAGCCTGGGTGGGGAAGACTGCGGTTCAACGCAGCATATTTTACTGCTCGACGAATTCTACCGTACGGCGGTACGCCTGGCGGGCAAGCGTATTCTGTGGAATATGGTGCCGTGCGAAGAAGAAGATCATTACGACGACTATGTGATGACCCTCTACGCCCAGGGCGTGTTGACGCCGAACGAATGGCTTGACCTCGGTGGATTGAGCTCGCTCTCTGCCGAAGAGTACTTTGGTGCCAGCCTGTGGCAGCTGTATAAGAGTATCGACTCGCCGTATAAAGCGGTGCTGAAAACCCTGCTGCTGGAAGCCTACTCCTGGGAATACCCCAATACGCGCCTGCTGGCGAAAGACATCAAGCAGCGTCTGCACGACGGCGAGATCGTCTCCTTCGGTCTTGATGCCTACTGCATGATGCTGGAGCGCGTGACCGAATACCTGAAGGCGATCGACGACGAAACCCGTCTCGATCTCGTCCGCCGTTGCTTCTACCTCAAAGTGTGCGAAAAGCTTAGCCGCGAGCGCGCCTGCGTCGGCTGGCGTCGTGAGGTGGTTGGGCAATTGGTGAAAGAGTGGGGCTGGAGCGAAGAACGCCTGGCGATGCTCGACAACCGCGCCAACTGGAAAATCGATCAGGTGCGTGAAGCGCACAACGAGCTGCTCGATGCCATGATGCAGAGCTACCGTAATCTGATCCGCTTTGCGCGCCGTAACAACCTCAGCGTTTCCGCCAGCCCGCAGGATATCGGCGTGCTGACGCGTAAACTGTACGCCGCGTTTGAAGCGCTGCCGGGTAAAGTGACGCTGGTGAACCCACAGATCTCCCCGGATCTTTCCGAGCCGAATCTGACCTTTATCTATGTGCCGCCGGGGCGCGCCAACCGTACGGGCTGGTATCTTTATAACCGCGCGCCGAACATGGAATCGATAGTCAGCCATCAGCCGCTCGAATATAACCGCTATCTCAACAAGCTGGTGGCCTGGGCCTGGTTTAACGGACTGTTGACCTCGCGTACGCGCCTGTTTATTAAGGGCAACGGTATTGTTGATCTGGCGAAACTGCAGGAAATGGTTGCTGACGTGTCGCACCACTTCCCGCTGCGCCTGCCGGCGCCAACGCCGAAAGCGTTGTACAGCCCGTGCGAAATTCGCCATCTGGCGATTATCGTCAACCTCGAGTACGACCCGACGGCGGCCTTCCGCAATCAGGTGGTGCATTTCGACTTCCGTAAGCTCGACACCTTTAGCTTTGGCGAAGACCAGAAATGCCTGGTTGGCAGCGTCGATCTGCTGTACCGCAACTCGTGGAACGAAGTGCGTACCCTGCACTTCAACGGCGAGCAGGCGATGATTGAAGCGCTGAAAACCATTCTGGGCAAAATGCACCAGGACGCCGCGCCGCCGGATAGCGTGGAAGTGTTCTGCTACAGCCAGCATCTGCGCGGTCTTATTCGTACTCGCGTACAGCAGCTGGTGTCTGAATGCATTGAACTGCGCCTCTCCAGCACCCGTCAGGAAACCGGGCGTTTTAAAGCGCTGCGCGTCTCCGGCCAGACCTGGGGCCTGTTCTTTGAACGTCTGAACGTGTCGGTGCAGAAGCTGGAAAACGCCATCGAGTTCTACGGCGCCATTTCGCACAACAAGCTTCACGGCCTGTCGGTACAGGTTGAGACTAACCATGTGGAATTACCGCCGGTGGTCGACGGTTTTGCCAGCGAAGGGATTATCCAGTTCTTCTTTGAAGAGTCGGGTGAGGACCAGGGCTTTAATATCTATATTCTCGACGAAAGCAACCGTGCCGAGGTGTATCACCACTGCGAGGGCAGCAAAGAGGAGTTGGTGCGCGATGTCAGCCGCTTCTACTCGTCGTCGCACGATCGCTTTACCTACGGCTCAAGCTTTATCAACTTTAACCTGCCGCAGTTCTATCAGATTGTGAAGGTCGACGGCCGCGCGCAGGTGATTCCGTTCCGCAGTCAGGCGGTTGTGCCACCGCCGTCGAACCACGATAGCGATAACGCCCCGCTGTTACAGCAGTATTTCTCGTGA
- the ysgD gene encoding YsgD/CorL family protein: MDTPSRCWLTFLSSRNNS; the protein is encoded by the coding sequence TTGGACACACCCAGTAGATGCTGGCTCACCTTCCTGTCATCCAGGAACAACTCCTAA
- the dapF gene encoding diaminopimelate epimerase encodes MQFSKMHGLGNDFMVVDAVTQNVFFSPELIRRLADRHLGVGFDQLLIVEPPYDPDLDFHYRIFNADGSEVSQCGNGARCFARFVRLKGLTNKRDIRVSTANGRMVLSVTEDDLVRVNMGEPNFEPAQVPFRANKAEKTYIMRAAEQTVLCGVVSMGNPHCVIQVDDVETAAVETLGPVMESHERFPERANIGFMQVVQRDHIRLRVYERGAGETQACGSGACAAVAVGIQQGLLAEEVRVELPGGRLDIAWKGPGQPLFMTGPAAHVYDGFIHL; translated from the coding sequence ATGCAGTTCTCTAAAATGCATGGCCTCGGCAACGATTTCATGGTCGTCGACGCGGTAACGCAGAACGTTTTTTTCTCGCCTGAGCTGATCCGCCGTCTGGCGGACCGGCATCTTGGCGTGGGTTTCGATCAGCTGTTGATCGTCGAGCCGCCTTACGATCCGGACCTGGATTTCCACTACCGCATCTTCAACGCTGACGGTAGCGAAGTTTCCCAGTGCGGCAACGGCGCGCGCTGCTTTGCGCGCTTTGTGCGCCTGAAAGGCCTGACCAATAAACGTGATATCCGCGTCAGTACCGCTAACGGGCGCATGGTATTAAGCGTAACGGAAGACGATCTGGTGCGCGTGAATATGGGTGAGCCCAACTTCGAGCCTGCACAGGTGCCGTTCCGCGCGAACAAAGCGGAAAAGACCTATATTATGCGGGCGGCCGAACAGACAGTATTGTGCGGCGTGGTCTCCATGGGGAACCCACACTGCGTGATTCAGGTCGACGATGTTGAGACGGCGGCGGTTGAAACGCTGGGGCCGGTGATGGAAAGCCATGAACGTTTTCCAGAACGCGCTAACATTGGTTTCATGCAGGTTGTGCAGCGGGATCATATTCGTCTGCGCGTTTACGAACGCGGGGCGGGTGAAACCCAGGCCTGCGGAAGCGGCGCGTGTGCGGCTGTGGCCGTCGGCATTCAGCAAGGTCTGCTGGCGGAAGAAGTGCGCGTGGAATTGCCGGGCGGGCGTCTTGATATCGCCTGGAAAGGACCGGGCCAACCGTTGTTTATGACTGGCCCGGCGGCACATGTCTATGACGGATTTATTCACCTATGA
- the lptM gene encoding LPS translocon maturation chaperone LptM has protein sequence MNKIFRPLALLLALFSLAGCGLKGPLYFPPADKTAAPPAKSATPPVQSATPDRNDRANSGGPTQVNN, from the coding sequence ATGAATAAGATTTTTCGACCGCTGGCATTGTTACTCGCACTGTTTAGCCTTGCTGGCTGCGGCCTGAAAGGCCCGCTCTATTTTCCTCCGGCCGATAAGACGGCGGCACCGCCGGCCAAATCCGCCACGCCTCCAGTGCAAAGCGCGACGCCGGACCGTAACGATCGCGCCAATAGCGGCGGCCCAACGCAGGTTAATAACTAA